TTAGACTCCTCATTAACAAAAGGACTAAACTTGCACTGTGGCGACGCCCATCATGGCTTCTGGCGTCAACAGTGCGGTCAGTTCGGCTTCGCTCATATCTTCGGTGCCAGGGGGGCGTAGGGGTAATACCCACCAACGAATCTGGGCACTGCTATCCCACACACGCACTTCGACGGAATCATCGAGCTCAACCCCAAACTCTGACAGCACTTTGCGCGGTTCTCGCACAACACGGGCACGAAAAGTCGGGTCTTTGAACCAGTAAGGTGGCAGTCCTAAAGTGGGCCAAGGGTAGCAAGAACACAATGTACACACAATGATGTTATGAACCTCAGGTGTGTTTTCGA
The Picosynechococcus sp. PCC 7002 genome window above contains:
- the nthA gene encoding nitrile hydratase subunit alpha is translated as MPSNYPGFKYGADREAVSAAKVKALESLLIEKGIITGDTVDNILGYFETQMGPFNGAKLVARAWVDPEFKARLLADCNAACEEMDFPQGMSGAEGEHMRIVENTPEVHNIIVCTLCSCYPWPTLGLPPYWFKDPTFRARVVREPRKVLSEFGVELDDSVEVRVWDSSAQIRWWVLPLRPPGTEDMSEAELTALLTPEAMMGVATVQV